A single region of the Pseudomonas sp. GGS8 genome encodes:
- a CDS encoding metalloregulator ArsR/SmtB family transcription factor: MNLRVPSIQHDDCDELAALCKAGGDPLRLNVLRALANDSFGVLELAQIFGIGQSGMSHHLKVLAQAGLVATRREGNAIFYRRALPHTDLLGGKLHAALMEEVDNLTLPPDVQARIAQVHGQRAAASQDFFSRVAEKFRAQQDLIAGLPQYRESVVALLDKLGFGAGATAIEVGPGDGGFLPELARRFTQVTALDNSPAMLELARQVCERETLANVSLQLADALNGVSLQADCVVLNMVLHHFAAPAEALKHMAALLQPGGSLLVTELCSHNQSWAREACGDLWLGFEQDDLARWATAAGLVPGESLYVGLRNGFQIQVRHFQRPAGDTHHR; the protein is encoded by the coding sequence ATGAATTTGCGCGTGCCTTCCATTCAACATGACGATTGCGATGAGCTGGCGGCCCTGTGCAAGGCCGGCGGCGATCCTTTGCGGCTGAATGTATTGCGCGCGCTGGCCAACGATTCGTTCGGCGTTTTGGAACTGGCGCAGATTTTCGGCATCGGCCAGTCCGGCATGAGTCATCACCTCAAGGTACTGGCCCAGGCCGGATTGGTGGCGACCCGCCGTGAAGGCAATGCGATTTTCTACCGCCGCGCCCTGCCCCATACCGACCTGTTGGGCGGCAAGCTGCATGCCGCGCTGATGGAAGAAGTGGACAACCTGACCCTGCCGCCTGATGTTCAGGCGCGGATCGCTCAGGTCCATGGGCAACGAGCTGCGGCCAGCCAGGACTTTTTCTCACGGGTGGCGGAGAAGTTTCGCGCCCAGCAAGACTTGATCGCCGGCCTGCCGCAATACCGCGAAAGCGTGGTGGCATTGCTCGACAAACTGGGCTTCGGCGCTGGTGCCACGGCCATCGAAGTGGGCCCCGGCGATGGCGGTTTTCTGCCGGAACTGGCGCGGCGCTTCACTCAAGTCACCGCGCTGGACAATAGCCCGGCGATGCTCGAACTGGCCCGTCAGGTCTGCGAACGTGAAACGCTGGCTAACGTCAGCCTGCAATTGGCCGATGCATTGAACGGTGTAAGCCTTCAGGCCGATTGCGTTGTACTGAACATGGTGCTGCACCATTTTGCTGCACCGGCCGAAGCACTCAAGCACATGGCCGCCTTGCTGCAACCAGGCGGTAGCCTGTTAGTGACAGAGTTATGTAGCCACAACCAGAGTTGGGCCAGGGAGGCCTGCGGTGATCTCTGGTTGGGGTTTGAACAGGACGATCTGGCCCGTTGGGCCACCGCTGCGGGACTCGTTCCCGGGGAAAGCCTCTATGTAGGCTTACGTAATGGTTTCCAGATTCAGGTCCGCCATTTTCAGCGACCGGCTGGCGACACTCACCATCGGTAA
- the tkt gene encoding transketolase has product MPSRRERANAIRALSMDAVQKANSGHPGAPMGMADIAEVLWRDYLKHNPSNPSFADRDRFVLSNGHGSMLIYSLLHLTGYDLSIDDLKNFRQLHSRTPGHPEYGYTPGVETTTGPLGQGLANAVGFALAEKVLAAQFNRPGHNVVDHHTYVFLGDGCMMEGISHEVSSLAGTLGLGKLIAFYDDNGISIDGEVEGWFTDDTPKRFESYNWQVIRNVDGHDPEEIKIAIETARKSAQPTLICCKTTIGFGSPNKQGKEDCHGAPLGDAEIALTREALKWNYGPFEIPANIYAEWDAKEAGRAAEAEWDQRFAAYSAEFPELANELVRRLSGDLPTDFAEKAQAYIAEVAAKGESIASRKASQNALNAFGPLLPELLGGSADLAGSNLTLWKGCKGVTAEDASGNYMYYGVREFGMSAIMNGVALHGGLVPYGATFLMFMEYARNAVRMSALMKKRIVYVFTHDSIGLGEDGPTHQPIEQLASLRCTPNLDTWRPADAVESAVAWKFALERDDGPSALIFSRQNLQHQTRNAIQIEEIARGGYVLKDCAGEPELILIATGSEVGLAVQAFDKLTEQGRKVRVVSMPCTSVFEAQDAGYKQSVLPLQVSARIAIEAAHADYWYKYVGLEGRVIGMTTYGESAPAAALFEEFGFTLENILGQAEELLED; this is encoded by the coding sequence ATGCCCAGCCGTCGTGAGCGTGCCAACGCCATTCGTGCCCTCAGCATGGATGCCGTGCAAAAAGCCAACAGCGGCCATCCCGGTGCCCCTATGGGCATGGCGGATATCGCCGAAGTACTTTGGCGTGACTACCTGAAGCACAACCCGAGCAATCCATCGTTCGCCGACCGTGACCGTTTCGTACTGTCCAACGGCCACGGCTCGATGTTGATCTACTCGCTGCTGCACCTGACTGGCTACGACCTGTCGATCGATGACCTGAAAAACTTCCGCCAGCTGCACAGCCGCACTCCGGGTCACCCGGAATACGGCTACACCCCAGGTGTTGAAACCACCACCGGTCCACTGGGCCAAGGCCTGGCCAACGCGGTCGGTTTCGCCCTGGCGGAAAAAGTCCTGGCGGCGCAGTTCAACCGTCCTGGCCATAACGTCGTCGATCACCACACCTATGTGTTCCTGGGTGATGGCTGCATGATGGAAGGCATTTCCCACGAAGTCAGCTCCCTGGCCGGTACGTTGGGCCTGGGCAAACTGATCGCCTTCTACGATGACAACGGCATCTCCATCGACGGCGAAGTCGAAGGCTGGTTCACCGACGACACGCCGAAGCGCTTCGAATCCTACAACTGGCAAGTGATCCGCAACGTCGATGGTCACGACCCGGAAGAAATCAAGATCGCCATCGAAACCGCGCGCAAAAGCGCACAACCGACGCTGATCTGCTGCAAGACCACCATCGGCTTCGGTTCGCCGAACAAGCAAGGCAAGGAAGATTGCCACGGCGCCCCGTTGGGTGACGCGGAAATCGCCCTGACCCGTGAAGCGCTGAAGTGGAACTACGGCCCGTTCGAAATCCCGGCCAACATCTACGCCGAGTGGGACGCCAAGGAAGCCGGCCGCGCTGCCGAAGCCGAGTGGGATCAGCGTTTCGCCGCTTACTCCGCCGAGTTCCCTGAGCTGGCCAACGAACTGGTTCGTCGTCTGAGCGGCGACCTGCCGACCGATTTCGCCGAGAAGGCCCAAGCCTACATCGCTGAAGTTGCGGCCAAGGGCGAATCTATCGCCAGCCGTAAAGCCAGCCAGAACGCCCTGAACGCGTTTGGCCCGCTGCTGCCGGAACTGCTCGGCGGTTCGGCTGACCTGGCCGGTTCCAACCTGACCCTGTGGAAAGGCTGCAAAGGCGTCACTGCCGAAGACGCCAGCGGCAACTACATGTACTACGGCGTTCGCGAGTTCGGCATGAGCGCGATCATGAACGGCGTGGCCCTGCACGGCGGCCTGGTGCCTTACGGCGCGACCTTCCTGATGTTCATGGAATACGCCCGCAACGCGGTACGCATGTCGGCGCTGATGAAGAAACGCATCGTCTATGTGTTCACCCACGACTCCATCGGTCTGGGCGAAGACGGCCCGACTCACCAGCCGATCGAGCAACTGGCCAGCCTGCGCTGCACGCCGAACCTCGACACCTGGCGTCCGGCTGACGCCGTTGAATCGGCGGTGGCCTGGAAGTTCGCCCTGGAGCGTGACGACGGCCCTTCGGCGCTGATCTTCTCCCGTCAGAACCTGCAGCACCAAACCCGCAATGCGATCCAGATCGAAGAGATCGCCCGTGGCGGTTACGTGTTGAAGGACTGCGCAGGCGAGCCTGAGCTGATCCTGATCGCTACCGGTTCGGAAGTCGGCCTGGCCGTTCAAGCCTTCGACAAACTGACCGAGCAAGGCCGCAAGGTGCGTGTGGTTTCGATGCCGTGCACCAGCGTCTTCGAAGCCCAGGACGCCGGCTACAAGCAATCGGTTCTGCCGTTGCAGGTCAGCGCGCGTATCGCCATCGAAGCTGCTCACGCAGACTACTGGTACAAGTACGTGGGCCTGGAAGGCCGCGTGATCGGCATGACCACCTACGGTGAGTCGGCGCCTGCGGCGGCCTTGTTCGAAGAGTTCGGCTTCACCCTGGAAAACATCCTGGGTCAGGCTGAAGAGTTGCTGGAAGACTGA
- the epd gene encoding erythrose-4-phosphate dehydrogenase, whose translation MPQPRPYKVALNGYGRIGRCVLRALFERGSAAGFEIVAINDLADMASVEYLTRFDSTHGRFPGEVRVEGDCLHINGDCVKVLRSATPEGIDWASLGVDLVLECSGAYHTRQDGQRFLDAGAPRVLFSQPMASEADVDATVVYGVNQDCLTGDELLVSNASCTTNCGVPLLRLLDQAIGLEYVSITTIHSAMNDQPVIDAYHHEDLRRTRSAFQSVIPVSTGLARGIERLLPELAGRIQAKAVRVPTVNVSCLDITMQTVSDTDATEVNRILREAASHGPLKGLLAYTELPHASCDFNHDPHSAIVDASQTRVSGPRLVNILAWFDNEWGFANRMLDVAEHYLQTAAPQPQPAL comes from the coding sequence ATGCCTCAACCGCGTCCTTACAAAGTTGCACTCAACGGCTACGGCCGGATTGGTCGTTGCGTCTTGCGTGCGTTGTTTGAGCGAGGCTCGGCGGCTGGGTTTGAAATTGTCGCGATCAACGATCTGGCCGACATGGCCAGCGTCGAATACCTGACACGCTTCGACTCCACTCACGGGCGGTTTCCCGGTGAAGTAAGGGTTGAGGGCGATTGTCTACATATTAATGGCGACTGCGTGAAGGTCCTGCGCAGTGCCACCCCCGAAGGCATCGATTGGGCGTCGCTGGGCGTCGATCTGGTACTGGAATGCTCCGGCGCTTACCACACCCGTCAGGATGGCCAGCGTTTTCTCGACGCCGGTGCGCCAAGGGTGCTGTTTTCCCAGCCGATGGCCAGTGAGGCGGATGTCGACGCCACTGTCGTCTACGGCGTGAACCAGGATTGCCTGACCGGCGACGAACTGCTGGTGTCCAACGCGTCCTGCACCACCAACTGCGGCGTACCGCTGTTGCGCCTGCTGGATCAGGCCATTGGTCTGGAATACGTGTCGATCACCACCATCCACTCGGCGATGAACGATCAGCCGGTGATCGACGCCTATCACCACGAAGACCTGCGCCGCACCCGTTCGGCGTTCCAGTCGGTGATTCCGGTGTCCACTGGTCTGGCGCGAGGCATTGAACGCCTGCTGCCGGAACTTGCCGGGCGAATTCAGGCCAAAGCCGTGCGGGTGCCGACGGTTAACGTGTCTTGCCTCGACATTACGATGCAGACCGTAAGTGATACCGACGCCACCGAGGTCAACCGGATTCTGCGCGAGGCCGCCTCCCATGGCCCGCTCAAAGGCCTTCTGGCCTACACCGAGTTGCCTCACGCCAGTTGTGATTTCAATCATGACCCACATTCGGCCATCGTCGATGCCAGTCAGACCCGCGTTTCCGGCCCAAGGCTGGTGAACATCCTGGCCTGGTTCGACAACGAATGGGGTTTTGCCAACCGAATGCTGGACGTTGCAGAACACTATTTGCAAACAGCTGCACCACAACCACAACCTGCTCTCTAA
- a CDS encoding phosphoglycerate kinase, whose protein sequence is MTVLKMTDLDLQGKRVLIREDLNVPVKDGVVTSDARILASLPTIKLALEKGAAVMVCSHLGRPTEGEFSAENSLKPVADYLSKALGREVPLVSDYLGGVDVKAGDIVLFENVRFNKGEKKNADELAKQYAALCDVFVMDAFGTAHRAEGSTHGVAKFAKVAAAGPLLAAELDALGKALGSPAQPMAAIVAGSKVSTKLDVLNSLSQICNQLIVGGGIANTFLAAAGHPVGKSLYEPDLLDTAREIAAKVSVPLPVDVVVAKEFAESATATVKLIADVAADDMILDIGPQTAANFAELLKSSKTILWNGPVGVFEFDQFGNGTKVLAQAIAESSAFSIAGGGDTLAAIDKYGVADQISYISTGGGAFLEFVEGKVLPAVEVLESRAKA, encoded by the coding sequence ATGACCGTGTTGAAGATGACCGACCTCGATCTGCAAGGTAAGCGCGTACTGATCCGCGAAGACCTCAACGTCCCAGTCAAGGATGGTGTTGTCACCAGCGATGCGCGAATCCTGGCTTCGCTGCCGACCATCAAGCTGGCCCTGGAAAAAGGCGCGGCCGTGATGGTCTGCTCGCACCTTGGCCGTCCGACCGAAGGCGAATTCTCGGCCGAGAACAGCCTCAAGCCAGTGGCTGACTACCTGAGCAAGGCGCTGGGCCGCGAAGTGCCGCTGGTGTCCGATTACTTGGGCGGCGTCGACGTGAAAGCCGGCGACATCGTGTTGTTCGAAAACGTGCGCTTCAACAAGGGCGAGAAAAAGAACGCCGACGAACTGGCCAAGCAATACGCCGCCCTGTGCGACGTGTTCGTGATGGACGCCTTCGGCACCGCTCACCGCGCCGAGGGCTCGACCCACGGCGTGGCCAAATTCGCCAAAGTCGCCGCCGCTGGCCCATTGTTGGCCGCCGAACTGGACGCGCTGGGCAAGGCTCTGGGCTCCCCGGCTCAGCCAATGGCCGCCATTGTTGCCGGCTCCAAAGTGTCGACCAAACTCGACGTGCTCAACAGCCTGAGCCAGATCTGTAACCAGCTGATCGTCGGTGGCGGCATCGCCAACACCTTCCTCGCCGCTGCCGGTCACCCGGTTGGCAAATCGCTGTACGAGCCGGACCTGCTGGACACCGCCCGTGAAATCGCGGCGAAAGTCAGCGTGCCACTGCCAGTGGACGTGGTGGTCGCCAAGGAATTCGCTGAAAGCGCGACCGCGACTGTCAAACTGATCGCCGACGTGGCTGCAGACGACATGATCCTGGACATCGGCCCACAGACCGCGGCGAATTTCGCCGAGCTGCTGAAGTCGTCCAAGACCATCCTGTGGAACGGCCCGGTAGGCGTGTTCGAATTCGACCAGTTCGGCAACGGCACCAAAGTGCTGGCCCAAGCCATCGCTGAAAGCTCGGCATTCTCTATTGCCGGCGGTGGCGACACTTTGGCGGCTATCGATAAATATGGCGTTGCCGATCAAATCTCCTACATTTCTACCGGCGGTGGCGCGTTCCTCGAATTCGTCGAAGGCAAAGTGCTGCCGGCCGTTGAAGTCCTGGAAAGCCGGGCCAAGGCCTGA
- a CDS encoding MliC family protein, producing MKRFIAVAALALLAGCSNFDLFKPAQSTDSWITWTCDSQAKVLWRYTDVSRKEVDVRLGGADQVYRLKLEPGAEGSLYGNDMLAFHVKGEEGLVYWVATNDLIGRGCKAQ from the coding sequence ATGAAACGCTTTATTGCCGTTGCGGCACTGGCATTGTTGGCGGGTTGTTCAAATTTCGACCTGTTCAAGCCTGCCCAATCAACGGACAGCTGGATCACCTGGACGTGCGACAGCCAGGCCAAAGTGCTCTGGCGCTACACTGATGTGAGCCGCAAGGAAGTCGATGTTCGTTTGGGCGGCGCCGATCAGGTCTACCGCCTGAAGCTTGAACCGGGCGCTGAAGGTTCGCTGTACGGCAACGACATGCTGGCGTTTCACGTAAAAGGTGAGGAAGGCCTGGTGTACTGGGTCGCCACCAATGATTTGATTGGCCGCGGTTGTAAAGCACAGTAA
- the fba gene encoding class II fructose-bisphosphate aldolase (catalyzes the reversible aldol condensation of dihydroxyacetonephosphate and glyceraldehyde 3-phosphate in the Calvin cycle, glycolysis, and/or gluconeogenesis) produces MALISMRQMLDHAAEFGYGVPAFNVNNLEQMRAIMEAADKTDSPVIVQASAGARKYAGAPFLRHLILAAIEEFPHIPVCMHQDHGTSPDVCQRSIQLGFSSVMMDGSLGEDGKTPTDYDYNVRVTQQTVAMAHACGVSVEGELGCLGSLETGMAGEEDGIGAEGVLDHSQMLTDPEEAADFVKRTQVDALAIAIGTSHGAYKFTKPPTGDVLAIDRIKEIHKRIPNTHLVMHGSSSVPQEWLAIINQYGGDIKETYGVPVEEIVEGIKHGVRKVNIDTDLRLASTGAMRRLMATNPSEFDPRKFFGATVTAMRDVCIARYEAFGTAGNASKIKPISLEAMFQRYLKGELNAKVN; encoded by the coding sequence ATGGCACTTATCAGCATGCGCCAGATGCTGGACCACGCAGCCGAGTTCGGCTACGGCGTTCCAGCCTTCAACGTCAACAACCTTGAGCAGATGCGCGCCATCATGGAAGCCGCTGACAAGACTGACTCCCCGGTGATCGTCCAGGCTTCGGCCGGTGCTCGCAAATACGCAGGCGCCCCGTTCCTGCGTCACCTGATCCTGGCGGCCATCGAAGAATTCCCGCACATTCCGGTGTGCATGCACCAAGACCACGGCACCAGCCCTGACGTCTGCCAGCGCTCCATTCAACTGGGCTTCAGCTCGGTGATGATGGACGGTTCCCTGGGCGAAGACGGTAAGACCCCGACCGACTACGACTACAACGTGCGCGTTACCCAACAAACCGTAGCCATGGCTCACGCCTGCGGCGTATCGGTAGAAGGCGAACTGGGCTGCCTGGGCTCGCTGGAAACCGGCATGGCCGGTGAAGAAGACGGCATCGGCGCCGAAGGCGTTCTGGATCACAGCCAAATGCTGACCGACCCGGAAGAAGCCGCGGACTTCGTCAAACGCACCCAAGTCGACGCCCTGGCCATCGCCATTGGCACCAGCCACGGCGCGTACAAGTTCACCAAGCCGCCTACCGGCGACGTGCTGGCCATCGACCGCATCAAAGAAATCCACAAACGCATCCCGAACACCCACCTGGTGATGCATGGTTCGTCTTCGGTTCCGCAAGAGTGGCTGGCGATCATCAACCAGTACGGCGGCGACATCAAAGAAACCTACGGTGTACCGGTTGAAGAAATCGTCGAAGGCATCAAGCACGGCGTGCGCAAGGTCAACATCGATACTGACCTGCGTCTGGCGTCCACCGGTGCGATGCGTCGGTTGATGGCGACCAACCCGAGCGAGTTTGATCCGCGTAAGTTCTTTGGCGCGACTGTGACGGCGATGCGTGATGTGTGTATCGCTCGTTATGAAGCGTTTGGTACTGCCGGTAATGCTTCGAAGATCAAGCCGATCTCGTTGGAAGCGATGTTCCAGCGTTACCTGAAAGGCGAGTTGAACGCTAAGGTGAACTAA
- a CDS encoding type II toxin-antitoxin system HipA family toxin produces the protein MKMSSLKVSTPEGRSGRLFSDAEDFTFRYHEDASPEMAISLSMPVRHDEFRRRELHPVFQMNLPEGYVLEQLRNRLAKTVNVDPMLLLALSGSTSPIGRVQLRSETVDALLEEQQFPGEKLEEILTWDGTEDIFADILDRYILRAGISGVQPKVLVPERLETGLPRVTSKTSDLIIKSGRDEFPGLAINEFLCMSIAKEAGIPVPPFYLSDNAKLFVMRRFDRDDQLNPIGFEDMAVLMGLSANQKYSKSYAAIAKAIRVFCPTKHLRTSLDQLFDSVALSCIVGNGDAHLKNFGLLYSDPTQRDARLAPAYDIVNTTAYIPEDVLALDLAGNKSMFASRQGLLEFARTCEIERPQERIQQLLASVEAVLERYPEYREQAPHVVSAIEQVAAPFSLTFG, from the coding sequence ATGAAGATGTCCTCTCTCAAAGTCAGCACGCCTGAGGGGCGTAGCGGCAGGCTTTTCAGCGATGCCGAAGACTTCACATTCCGTTATCACGAAGATGCATCGCCAGAAATGGCTATCAGCTTGTCGATGCCAGTAAGGCATGACGAGTTTCGTCGGCGCGAACTCCATCCTGTTTTTCAGATGAATCTGCCGGAAGGCTATGTATTGGAGCAACTGCGCAATCGATTGGCTAAGACCGTGAATGTCGATCCGATGCTTTTGCTGGCGCTTTCCGGCAGCACTTCGCCCATTGGCAGGGTGCAACTGCGGTCTGAAACGGTTGACGCCTTGCTGGAGGAGCAACAATTTCCGGGGGAGAAACTCGAAGAGATTCTGACATGGGACGGCACGGAAGATATCTTCGCTGACATTCTTGATCGCTACATCCTGCGTGCCGGCATTTCTGGCGTTCAACCCAAAGTGTTGGTACCGGAACGCCTGGAAACCGGATTGCCACGGGTGACATCGAAAACCTCGGACCTGATTATCAAAAGTGGCCGAGACGAATTTCCCGGTCTGGCAATCAACGAGTTCCTTTGCATGTCCATTGCGAAGGAGGCCGGTATTCCCGTTCCGCCGTTTTACCTTTCCGATAATGCCAAGCTGTTTGTCATGCGTCGCTTTGATCGCGACGACCAGCTCAACCCAATTGGATTTGAAGACATGGCGGTGTTGATGGGGCTATCGGCTAACCAGAAGTACAGCAAAAGCTATGCGGCAATCGCCAAGGCTATTCGTGTGTTCTGCCCGACTAAGCATTTACGCACCTCCCTTGATCAACTCTTCGATAGCGTTGCCCTGAGCTGTATTGTCGGGAATGGCGACGCTCATTTGAAAAACTTCGGATTGCTCTATTCCGATCCTACGCAACGCGATGCACGCCTGGCGCCGGCCTACGACATCGTTAACACCACGGCCTATATTCCGGAAGATGTTTTGGCTTTGGATCTGGCGGGCAACAAGTCAATGTTTGCCTCGCGGCAAGGACTGCTTGAGTTTGCGCGCACCTGTGAGATCGAGCGACCTCAGGAGCGCATTCAGCAATTGCTTGCCTCGGTTGAAGCAGTACTTGAACGCTATCCTGAGTATCGGGAACAGGCGCCTCATGTGGTCAGTGCCATTGAGCAAGTGGCAGCGCCATTTTCTCTGACTTTTGGGTAG
- a CDS encoding helix-turn-helix domain-containing protein: MDYFLLISRLGNQIREKRINRGLTQAQLADLAGLTRYKVIAVEKGTLSVGMIAYARVLGALDCELAVVPAAMPTLEELGDLFE; this comes from the coding sequence ATGGATTATTTTCTGTTGATCAGCCGTCTCGGCAACCAAATACGCGAAAAACGTATAAATCGCGGTCTGACGCAAGCACAGCTTGCCGACCTCGCGGGACTGACACGATACAAAGTCATCGCAGTAGAGAAAGGTACTCTGTCTGTCGGCATGATCGCCTATGCGCGCGTCCTTGGCGCTCTGGATTGTGAGCTTGCTGTCGTTCCAGCTGCTATGCCGACCCTTGAAGAGCTTGGGGATTTATTCGAATGA
- a CDS encoding polysaccharide lyase family 7 protein, producing MIDLATWNLSVPVGSPPYTVETAKLVDGFKDQYFHSDTGTLFFWSPVTGSKTENAIYPRTELRETYSNGTLKNWYYPDADNSLRATLSVSQVPSSGKIVIGQIHAFNSQKPMVKVEYQYKDYSATGNIVAKVRMHPDDDTARVITIATGVKLNQEFSYLIHLSPGGALGISAAGYQWDTDISTMWRDKLLYFKAGVYVQDNTGYTTEGGEVTFSKLDIDHDI from the coding sequence ATGATCGATCTCGCAACCTGGAACCTCAGCGTTCCTGTCGGCAGTCCGCCGTACACCGTCGAAACAGCCAAGCTGGTAGACGGTTTCAAGGATCAATACTTCCACTCCGACACCGGCACCTTGTTTTTCTGGTCCCCGGTAACCGGCTCCAAAACCGAAAACGCGATCTACCCGCGCACCGAACTGCGCGAAACCTACAGCAACGGCACGCTGAAAAACTGGTACTACCCTGACGCAGACAACTCCCTGCGTGCCACCCTCTCGGTCAGCCAGGTGCCCAGCTCGGGCAAGATCGTCATTGGCCAGATCCACGCCTTCAACAGCCAGAAGCCCATGGTGAAGGTCGAGTATCAATACAAGGACTACAGCGCGACCGGCAACATCGTCGCCAAAGTCCGCATGCACCCCGACGACGACACCGCCCGGGTCATCACCATCGCCACCGGCGTGAAACTCAATCAGGAATTCTCCTACCTCATCCACCTCAGCCCGGGTGGTGCATTGGGCATCAGCGCGGCGGGCTACCAGTGGGACACCGACATCAGCACGATGTGGCGTGACAAACTGTTGTACTTCAAGGCTGGGGTTTATGTGCAGGACAACACCGGGTACACCACTGAAGGCGGGGAAGTGACGTTCAGCAAGCTGGATATCGATCACGATATCTAA